One stretch of Roseimicrobium sp. ORNL1 DNA includes these proteins:
- a CDS encoding HAMP domain-containing sensor histidine kinase, producing the protein MNRPVHTWLVFLGCLALLFGAMGWVTLHTLNLERERQNTAQEAANKERVRLALWRLDFQASTLVIRENARPPEAFRAFHAPEGFFNRDNTEVKKGEVLAPSPLLGVPPDLVMLHFQLDGQGRASSPQAPSGNARTLALQNYLDPADIQNAETRLQQLRNLLAKPGNGERLGTPQVSGREIMRDEVSAAPALLSNGQILCAWNSFDPKNLPAGAPVVNSGTVVVPSPGEPVAAPVPVPAKAVEQQTLGKDTYAQGSSFMYENALRKNIVESQKVETLPQQLQTKEGRAASQVRNWSSSEGVEKKEGDLQLSSSSSSPSSSAPGRPKAAVTKKGNASTSDAKPTEQAGGFRGELQSSVAMSGQKQMEVPQQRDSAVGADRSQHLQLDQALPKQQGQIDMEAAKKSDLRGTLGGAQQPSFPDPQPQVVANAGTLEANTRLSANAPIFTMPSSPVTVAPAAPQPAPPATTPLIATAKPLQGFWIEDTLLLTREATLDGSRVLQGVWLDWPKLRDQWLAQVRDLFPNATLVPATNALPDQPVLDDPLRLASLPVRLVTGTFATVRVPFWTPMRSSLAVAWCCVGLAGIAVGAVLFGTVALSERRAAFVSAVTHELRTPLTTFRLYSEMLASGMVRDEEQKKNYLGTLEAEAGRLSHLVENVLAYARIERGSARAQVESVSIGDILDRVVPRLRQRAEQAGMEIAVDASEEERKTMLRVDVAALEQILFNLVDNACKYAAPRAADKTIHVQAATRGPLAMLRVRDHGAGISPQERRRVFRPFHKSADKAAHSAPGVGLGLALCERLSKALGGKLSLEKSPSGAGASFVLELPRA; encoded by the coding sequence ATGAATCGCCCCGTTCACACCTGGCTGGTATTTCTCGGATGTCTCGCTCTTCTGTTTGGAGCGATGGGCTGGGTGACCCTGCATACGCTCAATCTGGAGCGTGAGCGGCAGAATACGGCTCAAGAAGCGGCGAACAAGGAGCGCGTGCGCCTTGCCTTGTGGCGTCTCGATTTCCAGGCCAGTACCCTGGTGATTCGTGAGAATGCTCGACCGCCCGAAGCCTTCCGCGCCTTCCATGCGCCGGAGGGCTTTTTCAATCGCGACAATACCGAGGTGAAGAAGGGCGAAGTGCTCGCTCCCTCTCCGCTCCTGGGCGTGCCGCCGGATCTGGTGATGCTCCATTTCCAGCTTGATGGTCAGGGCCGTGCTTCTTCTCCCCAGGCGCCTTCGGGCAATGCGCGTACCCTGGCCCTGCAGAACTATCTGGACCCTGCGGACATCCAGAACGCGGAGACGCGTCTGCAACAGCTTCGCAACTTGCTGGCCAAGCCGGGGAATGGCGAACGGTTGGGCACTCCGCAAGTATCCGGGCGAGAAATCATGCGCGATGAAGTCAGCGCGGCGCCTGCGCTCTTGAGCAATGGACAAATACTGTGTGCCTGGAACTCCTTCGATCCGAAGAATCTTCCAGCCGGTGCGCCTGTGGTGAACAGCGGCACCGTCGTTGTACCGTCTCCGGGCGAACCTGTGGCTGCTCCCGTTCCTGTTCCTGCCAAGGCCGTTGAGCAGCAGACCCTGGGCAAGGACACGTACGCTCAGGGGAGTTCCTTCATGTATGAAAACGCCCTGAGGAAGAACATTGTGGAGTCCCAGAAGGTGGAGACTCTTCCCCAGCAACTTCAGACGAAGGAGGGTAGGGCAGCCTCCCAGGTGAGGAATTGGAGCTCCAGTGAAGGTGTGGAAAAGAAGGAAGGGGACCTGCAGTTGTCCTCTTCTTCGTCTTCCCCCTCATCGTCCGCACCCGGTCGCCCCAAGGCGGCTGTCACCAAGAAAGGCAACGCCAGCACTTCAGATGCGAAGCCCACGGAACAGGCCGGCGGATTCAGGGGTGAACTCCAATCGTCCGTCGCCATGTCCGGTCAAAAGCAGATGGAAGTGCCACAGCAGCGTGACAGCGCCGTGGGGGCGGACCGCTCCCAGCATCTCCAACTCGACCAGGCACTCCCGAAGCAGCAGGGACAGATCGACATGGAGGCGGCGAAGAAGAGCGATCTACGAGGCACCTTGGGTGGGGCGCAGCAGCCATCATTCCCCGATCCCCAGCCGCAGGTCGTAGCCAATGCCGGTACCCTTGAGGCGAATACGAGATTGTCGGCGAATGCACCGATTTTCACCATGCCTTCTTCGCCGGTCACCGTGGCGCCCGCCGCGCCGCAGCCTGCACCTCCCGCGACTACGCCTCTGATCGCCACCGCGAAGCCACTCCAGGGATTCTGGATTGAGGACACCTTGCTACTTACGCGTGAAGCCACGCTCGACGGTTCCCGCGTGCTGCAAGGCGTGTGGCTGGACTGGCCGAAGCTGCGTGATCAGTGGCTTGCTCAAGTGCGTGACCTTTTCCCCAATGCCACACTGGTGCCTGCAACCAATGCGTTGCCGGATCAGCCGGTGCTGGATGATCCGCTTCGTCTTGCTTCACTGCCGGTGAGGTTGGTGACCGGAACCTTTGCCACCGTGCGCGTTCCTTTTTGGACGCCCATGCGCTCTTCGCTCGCGGTGGCGTGGTGCTGCGTCGGTCTGGCGGGAATCGCGGTCGGTGCAGTGCTCTTCGGTACGGTGGCATTGAGTGAGCGCCGCGCGGCTTTCGTTTCCGCGGTGACACATGAGTTGCGTACGCCGCTCACCACCTTCCGCCTGTATTCGGAAATGCTCGCGAGCGGCATGGTGCGGGATGAAGAGCAGAAAAAGAACTACCTCGGCACACTGGAGGCGGAGGCGGGGAGATTGAGCCACCTCGTGGAGAATGTGCTCGCGTATGCCCGCATCGAGCGTGGCAGCGCCCGTGCCCAGGTGGAGAGTGTGAGCATCGGAGACATTCTCGATCGCGTGGTACCGCGTTTGCGTCAGCGCGCGGAGCAGGCTGGCATGGAGATTGCCGTGGATGCTAGTGAGGAAGAGCGCAAAACCATGCTGCGCGTGGATGTGGCCGCATTGGAGCAGATTCTCTTCAACCTCGTGGACAACGCCTGCAAGTACGCGGCTCCGCGCGCGGCGGACAAGACCATTCATGTGCAGGCTGCCACACGCGGACCGCTTGCCATGTTACGCGTGCGCGACCACGGAGCCGGCATTTCCCCGCAGGAGCGTCGAAGAGTTTTCCGTCCCTTCCACAAGAGCGCGGACAAGGCGGCACACTCCGCCCCCGGCGTGGGCTTGGGGCTGGCTTTGTGTGAACGTCTCAGCAAGGCGCTTGGTGGTAAATTGAGCCTGGAGAAGAGCCCCTCTGGTGCGGGCGCCAGCTTTGTATTGGAACTGCCTCGGGCGTGA
- a CDS encoding response regulator transcription factor, whose translation MPSRTVLVVEDDAAIRRGVQDALQFAGYTTLTAADGKEGTRLALTATFDLMLLDLVLPHASGFDILKALRAERPGTPVIILSARGEENDRVRGLRLGADDYVVKPFSVRELLARVDAVLRRAPERQPVQEKAKLPCGTADFATGELRYADGTRTELSDRERELLRYFSQNRGRVVSRDELLQHVWRITPNHTETRTVDMHVANLRQKLKDDAASPVLIVTVRGKGYRFDGGGSPAVTGTEMQA comes from the coding sequence ATGCCCTCCCGTACCGTTCTCGTCGTGGAAGATGACGCCGCCATCCGCCGTGGCGTTCAGGATGCGCTTCAGTTCGCGGGCTACACCACTCTGACTGCTGCCGATGGCAAGGAGGGCACGCGGCTGGCGCTCACGGCCACCTTCGACCTCATGCTTCTGGACCTCGTGCTGCCGCACGCCAGCGGGTTTGACATTCTCAAGGCCCTGCGCGCCGAGCGTCCCGGCACGCCGGTGATCATCCTCTCCGCCCGTGGCGAGGAGAATGACCGCGTGCGTGGCCTGCGCCTGGGGGCGGATGATTATGTGGTGAAGCCCTTCAGCGTGCGTGAGCTGCTGGCCCGGGTGGATGCGGTGCTGCGCCGCGCGCCGGAGAGGCAGCCGGTGCAGGAAAAGGCGAAACTCCCCTGTGGCACGGCGGATTTCGCCACCGGAGAGCTGCGCTATGCGGACGGCACCCGCACCGAGCTCTCGGATCGTGAGCGTGAGTTGCTGCGCTATTTCTCCCAGAATCGCGGCCGGGTGGTCTCCCGCGATGAACTGCTCCAGCACGTGTGGCGTATCACACCCAATCATACCGAGACCCGCACGGTGGACATGCATGTGGCGAACCTGCGCCAGAAGCTGAAGGATGACGCCGCCTCGCCCGTACTGATCGTGACCGTGCGTGGCAAGGGGTACCGCTTCGACGGCGGCGGGAGTCCTGCTGTGACCGGAACAGAGATGCAGGCATGA